A portion of the Segatella copri DSM 18205 genome contains these proteins:
- a CDS encoding YkvA family protein: protein MTLPDFMDYKDKFTQRAFVEKISHVAKRAGAKMVYTALILYYTLESDKVSLKDKALIVGALGYLISPLDVIPDAIPIAGLGDDLAVLLFVLKKVWGEVSEDVKSKAQDKLKKWFDEDEIPSADDLFKDSTTDTPV, encoded by the coding sequence ATGACATTACCAGACTTTATGGACTATAAGGACAAATTCACCCAGCGTGCATTTGTCGAGAAGATTTCGCATGTTGCCAAACGTGCCGGTGCCAAGATGGTTTATACAGCGCTCATTCTCTATTATACGTTAGAGAGCGACAAGGTTTCGCTGAAGGACAAGGCTCTGATCGTAGGTGCCTTGGGTTATCTCATCAGTCCGCTCGATGTGATTCCAGACGCCATACCTATTGCCGGTTTGGGCGATGACCTGGCCGTATTGCTGTTTGTGCTCAAGAAAGTTTGGGGTGAGGTTTCTGAAGATGTAAAGTCAAAGGCTCAGGACAAGTTGAAGAAGTGGTTTGATGAAGATGAGATTCCATCAGCCGATGACCTCTTCAAGGATTCAACCACCGATACACCGGTTTGA
- a CDS encoding glycosyltransferase family 2 protein yields MAKVAIVILNWNGQKMLAKYLPNVIEYSRQDAEIWVADNSSSDGSMHLLETQFPQVKTIVLEQNFGFAEGYNRALKQIDATYYVLLNSDVEVSHHWLTPLIEFMDSHQQVAACQPKLLAEYDKDSFEYAGACGGFLDKYGYPFCRGRIFDTVERDNGQYDYQQEILWATGACMMIRSKDYWTAGGLDGRFFAHNEEIDLCWRLRLMGRKIYCIPESEVYHVGGGTLPKSNPMKTYLNFRNNLTMLYKNLSDTELTHVMRMRRFLDYLAAFETLVLNRNWGDFKAIFKARRAFKAWKHEFDEDRRKIQASRVKEEIPQVYNLSIIWQYYAKGKKLFSQL; encoded by the coding sequence ATGGCAAAAGTAGCAATCGTTATATTAAACTGGAATGGACAGAAGATGCTGGCAAAGTATCTTCCGAATGTCATCGAATATTCCCGTCAGGATGCTGAAATCTGGGTGGCAGACAATTCTTCTTCTGATGGTTCGATGCACCTTCTGGAGACTCAGTTTCCTCAGGTGAAGACCATCGTGCTGGAGCAGAATTTCGGCTTTGCTGAAGGCTATAACCGTGCCTTGAAGCAGATTGATGCAACGTATTATGTGCTCCTGAATAGCGATGTGGAGGTTTCGCATCATTGGCTTACACCGCTCATCGAGTTTATGGATTCGCATCAGCAGGTGGCTGCCTGCCAGCCTAAGTTGCTTGCCGAATACGATAAGGACAGCTTTGAGTATGCTGGTGCTTGCGGCGGATTCCTCGACAAATACGGCTATCCGTTCTGTCGTGGCCGCATCTTTGATACGGTAGAGCGCGATAATGGGCAGTATGATTACCAGCAGGAAATCTTGTGGGCTACGGGTGCCTGTATGATGATCCGCTCAAAGGATTATTGGACTGCCGGCGGTTTAGACGGCCGTTTCTTTGCCCATAATGAAGAGATTGATCTTTGCTGGCGCTTGCGTCTGATGGGCAGAAAAATCTATTGCATTCCTGAGAGTGAGGTTTATCATGTGGGTGGTGGAACCCTGCCGAAAAGCAATCCGATGAAGACTTATCTGAATTTCAGAAATAATTTAACCATGCTTTATAAGAATCTGAGTGATACGGAGTTGACTCATGTAATGCGTATGCGCAGATTCCTGGATTATCTTGCTGCTTTCGAGACATTGGTTCTGAATCGCAACTGGGGTGACTTCAAGGCTATCTTCAAGGCGCGCAGGGCTTTCAAGGCATGGAAACATGAGTTTGACGAAGATCGCAGAAAGATACAGGCGAGTAGGGTGAAGGAGGAGATTCCGCAGGTTTACAATCTCTCTATCATCTGGCAATATTACGCCAAGGGTAAGAAACTCTTCTCGCAGTTGTAG
- a CDS encoding TIGR01212 family radical SAM protein (This family includes YhcC from E. coli K-12, an uncharacterized radical SAM protein.) — MVQSPMYYNDFGTWIRKQFPDFRVQKISIDAGFSCPNRDGRISSGGCTYCDNRTFNPSYCDRKKSITEQLEEGKAFFSRKYPDMKYLAYFQAYTNTYARVEQLRQMYEEALEVEDVVGIVIGTRPDCVSDELLDYLEELNRRTFVLVEYGIESANDETLKRINRGHDFACCRSAVERTHARGILTGGHIIIGLPGEDAEESLRQAPLISSLPLDILKIHQMQIIRGTRLAQEYAEHPFHVYTVEEYIDVIVKYIRLLRKDLVLERFVSQSPKELLIAPKWGLKNYEFTNLLNNRLKSLQ; from the coding sequence ATGGTTCAAAGTCCAATGTATTACAACGATTTTGGAACATGGATCCGGAAGCAGTTTCCTGATTTCCGTGTTCAGAAGATTTCGATAGACGCGGGATTCTCCTGTCCTAACAGAGATGGGAGGATTTCGAGTGGCGGATGTACGTATTGCGACAACCGCACCTTCAATCCGAGCTATTGCGACCGGAAAAAGTCGATTACTGAACAGCTGGAGGAGGGAAAGGCTTTCTTCAGCAGGAAGTATCCTGATATGAAATATCTGGCTTATTTCCAGGCTTATACCAATACATACGCCAGGGTGGAGCAACTGAGGCAGATGTATGAAGAGGCTCTTGAGGTGGAAGATGTGGTGGGAATCGTTATCGGAACCCGTCCGGATTGTGTGAGCGATGAATTGCTCGATTATCTGGAAGAACTGAACCGCCGAACCTTCGTGCTGGTGGAATATGGCATTGAGAGTGCCAATGATGAAACCTTGAAACGCATCAACCGCGGACATGATTTTGCCTGTTGCCGTAGTGCCGTAGAGCGTACTCATGCCAGGGGAATCCTTACGGGCGGCCACATCATCATCGGTTTGCCGGGAGAAGATGCGGAAGAAAGTCTGCGCCAGGCTCCTCTCATCTCTTCCTTGCCGCTTGATATTCTCAAGATTCATCAGATGCAGATTATCAGGGGCACCCGGCTGGCACAGGAATATGCTGAGCACCCATTCCATGTTTACACGGTAGAGGAATATATTGATGTCATCGTGAAATACATCCGTCTGCTCAGAAAGGATTTGGTGCTGGAGCGCTTCGTCAGTCAGTCGCCCAAAGAACTGCTGATTGCTCCCAAATGGGGACTCAAGAACTATGAGTTTACCAATCTCCTGAATAACAGATTAAAGAGTTTACAATAA
- a CDS encoding S9 family peptidase, producing MKRFPVFIATVMMVSAMQAADKLDLKAITSGEFAASYVTGINPIDGTDLYASISNDGKQVISYSFKTGKQMSILFDVNAVKAPFEQIEGYVISPDGKKLLIMTHREAIYRRSFKAEYFIYDIAKKSLKKLSQGVNQQVATWSPDSRHIAFVKDNNLFVTDGDKETQITRDGKFNEVINGIPDWVYEEEFSFNRAFAWNADGTAIGWIRFDESHVKTYSLQMFEGSHPTHSEYHDYPGEYSYKYPKAGQDNSKVSLWSYDMKNGKTVALDVPVDSDGYYPRIKTSPDANSLIVYTMNRHQDDMRLYAVNPFTGKSRMLIKESVPKFVKEEVIENSIVGKKNILLPSDRDGFMHLYLYDMNGKLLRQVEKGNYDVTSIYGMDEKTGDVYFQAAKLNAHDRQVYVAHKNGKVERLTDAAGSNSAYFSGDYRYFVNTWSSYSHPYVFTVRSNKGKLIKTLEDNKQLLEKTRKYNWGKRETFSFTTSEGVKLDGWMVKPVDFDASKKYPVILFQYSGPGNQQVLDSWSTGSMGNGGAFDYYLAQEGFIIACVDGRGTGGRGAEFEKSTYLRLGDLESKDQVETALYMGSLPYVDKDNIGIWGWSYGGFNTLMSMSEGRPVFKAGVAVAPPTCYRFYDSVYTERYMRTPKENEEGYKVNPIERVKQQHGALLICHGLADDNVHPQNTFEYAEALVQADKDFKTLWYTNRNHGISGGNTRNHLLRQIANWFKQNLK from the coding sequence ATGAAAAGATTTCCAGTTTTTATTGCAACTGTCATGATGGTTTCAGCAATGCAAGCTGCAGATAAACTCGACCTGAAGGCCATTACCTCCGGCGAGTTTGCTGCCTCTTATGTTACCGGTATTAACCCTATTGATGGCACCGATTTGTACGCTTCTATCAGCAATGATGGCAAGCAGGTTATCAGTTATTCGTTCAAGACGGGCAAGCAGATGAGCATCCTCTTCGATGTGAACGCAGTCAAGGCTCCCTTCGAACAGATTGAGGGTTATGTAATCAGTCCTGATGGCAAGAAATTGCTTATCATGACCCATCGCGAAGCTATTTACCGCCGCTCGTTCAAGGCAGAGTATTTCATATATGATATTGCTAAGAAGAGTTTGAAGAAACTTTCCCAGGGCGTTAACCAGCAGGTGGCTACCTGGTCGCCTGATTCACGCCACATCGCCTTCGTAAAGGATAACAATCTCTTTGTTACCGATGGAGATAAGGAAACCCAGATTACCCGCGACGGTAAGTTCAACGAGGTAATCAATGGTATTCCTGATTGGGTTTACGAAGAGGAGTTCAGCTTCAACCGCGCCTTTGCATGGAATGCGGATGGAACTGCCATCGGATGGATACGCTTCGACGAATCGCACGTAAAGACTTATTCTCTGCAGATGTTCGAAGGTTCTCATCCTACCCATAGCGAGTATCACGACTATCCGGGAGAATATTCCTATAAATATCCTAAGGCTGGACAGGACAACTCTAAGGTGAGCCTCTGGAGCTATGATATGAAGAACGGCAAGACCGTGGCGCTCGATGTGCCTGTAGATTCCGACGGCTATTATCCACGCATCAAGACATCGCCAGACGCCAACAGTCTGATTGTCTATACGATGAACCGCCATCAGGACGACATGCGCCTCTATGCAGTCAATCCTTTCACCGGCAAGAGCAGGATGCTCATCAAGGAGAGTGTGCCTAAGTTTGTAAAGGAAGAGGTGATTGAAAACAGCATCGTGGGCAAGAAGAACATCCTGCTGCCTAGCGACCGCGACGGCTTCATGCATCTCTATCTCTATGATATGAACGGCAAGCTCCTGCGCCAGGTAGAGAAGGGCAACTATGATGTTACCTCTATCTACGGAATGGATGAGAAGACGGGCGATGTTTATTTCCAGGCTGCCAAGCTCAATGCGCACGACCGCCAGGTTTACGTGGCTCATAAGAACGGAAAGGTGGAGCGCCTTACCGATGCGGCTGGTTCCAACTCGGCTTACTTCTCGGGCGATTACCGCTATTTCGTCAATACCTGGAGCAGCTACAGCCATCCTTATGTCTTCACCGTACGCAGTAACAAGGGCAAGCTCATCAAGACATTGGAAGACAACAAGCAGCTGCTCGAAAAGACCCGGAAGTATAATTGGGGCAAGCGCGAGACTTTCTCTTTCACCACTTCCGAAGGTGTGAAACTGGACGGCTGGATGGTGAAGCCTGTAGATTTCGACGCCAGCAAGAAGTATCCTGTCATCCTCTTCCAGTATTCCGGTCCGGGCAACCAGCAGGTGCTCGATTCATGGAGCACGGGCAGTATGGGCAATGGCGGTGCTTTCGATTATTATCTTGCACAGGAAGGATTCATCATTGCCTGCGTAGATGGTCGTGGAACAGGCGGTAGAGGAGCTGAGTTTGAGAAGTCTACTTATCTCCGTCTGGGCGATTTAGAGTCGAAAGATCAGGTTGAGACAGCTCTCTACATGGGTTCTCTGCCTTATGTAGACAAGGATAATATCGGCATTTGGGGTTGGAGCTATGGTGGTTTCAATACGCTGATGAGTATGAGCGAGGGCCGTCCTGTGTTCAAGGCAGGTGTGGCTGTGGCTCCTCCTACCTGCTACCGCTTCTATGATTCGGTTTATACTGAGCGCTACATGCGCACGCCTAAGGAGAATGAAGAGGGTTACAAGGTGAACCCTATCGAGCGTGTAAAGCAGCAGCATGGTGCGTTGCTTATCTGTCACGGATTGGCAGATGACAATGTTCATCCGCAGAATACCTTCGAATATGCTGAGGCGTTGGTTCAGGCAGACAAGGACTTCAAGACCTTGTGGTACACGAACCGCAATCATGGCATTTCGGGCGGCAATACCCGCAACCATCTGCTTCGCCAGATAGCTAACTGGTTCAAGCAGAATCTGAAGTAG
- a CDS encoding DNA cytosine methyltransferase produces MSEKKEFISTRKGITYLDLFAGAGGFSEGFMQAYTDDKYYNFRLASDINENCELTHRVRYNKMLGLDTKFMCQDIMEDSFLPNLLKEIGNQEIDVVTGGPSCQSFSLAGRRKKLDKRDDLFFHYLKVIKALRPKYFVMENVKGILTKDEGRIKERILREIRSIVDDARMNQLYAFLEDVLKPQMPASLYYALYIRLCMETSTDNWDKQNEIFFENLEQQLKDVTKHLPYSVSKSDESVNTIRHGLLLLKMKQQRDSIRKQVIQLKTSAHIDNDTFMDGYNAIIETISDEQILEKTLDAVDKVANMGDCMDEAQSLKKSLEILTSTFDECIEYIQEQLKGKTDLLNHLNEMMKEIRLYNIEEPFVLLSSNYGVPQNRERVVFIGCRNDQEVIKEIPATVSDDEKVKVYEALWDLDMIGNGETVTSYKKPKLNPKFEDTKIQRAIQGEPDEHGLLFSEWSKIGRLGHRFTFDKEPFYVMNLDELDKPQKYQHMDLFNHQTSLQNEKVRERLRIIAAHGDYDEAKVELKEKGLDSQKRNYVVLNPLGQSPTVCTMPDDFIHYSAYRPMTVREMARLQSFDDSFVFQGKRQTGGNNRQKEIPQYTLVGNAVPPLMARAIANTLLKHIK; encoded by the coding sequence ATGTCTGAAAAGAAAGAGTTTATTTCAACCCGAAAGGGCATTACATATCTTGATTTGTTTGCTGGGGCTGGTGGCTTCAGCGAGGGTTTCATGCAAGCCTATACGGATGACAAGTATTACAATTTTCGGTTAGCAAGCGATATAAACGAGAATTGTGAACTCACACATCGTGTACGTTACAATAAGATGTTAGGTCTTGATACTAAGTTCATGTGTCAAGACATTATGGAAGATTCTTTTTTACCTAATCTTCTCAAAGAAATTGGCAATCAAGAAATCGATGTTGTAACTGGTGGTCCAAGTTGCCAGTCGTTTAGTCTTGCAGGTCGCAGAAAGAAACTAGATAAGCGTGATGACCTGTTCTTCCATTACCTAAAGGTTATTAAAGCTTTACGCCCTAAATACTTTGTAATGGAGAATGTAAAGGGAATATTAACAAAGGATGAAGGACGAATAAAAGAGAGAATTCTTCGTGAAATCAGATCAATCGTTGATGATGCGAGAATGAATCAGCTCTATGCTTTCTTGGAAGATGTGTTGAAACCACAGATGCCTGCATCCTTATACTATGCCTTATATATTAGGCTTTGTATGGAAACGTCCACAGACAATTGGGATAAGCAGAATGAGATTTTCTTTGAGAATCTTGAGCAACAATTAAAGGATGTGACCAAGCATTTGCCATATAGCGTAAGCAAGAGTGATGAAAGTGTAAATACTATTCGTCATGGACTTTTGTTGTTAAAAATGAAACAGCAAAGAGATTCAATCCGTAAACAGGTCATTCAGTTAAAAACCAGTGCTCACATTGACAATGACACTTTTATGGATGGTTACAATGCTATAATTGAAACTATATCAGATGAGCAGATTCTAGAAAAGACTTTAGATGCTGTTGATAAAGTGGCAAATATGGGTGATTGTATGGATGAAGCTCAGTCCTTGAAAAAGTCTTTGGAAATATTGACATCTACATTTGATGAGTGTATAGAATATATTCAAGAGCAACTCAAAGGTAAAACAGACCTTCTCAATCATCTAAATGAGATGATGAAGGAGATTCGTCTTTACAATATTGAAGAGCCATTTGTTCTTTTGTCATCAAACTATGGTGTTCCTCAAAATCGTGAGCGAGTCGTGTTTATTGGTTGCCGAAATGACCAAGAGGTTATTAAAGAGATTCCAGCCACCGTCAGTGATGACGAGAAAGTGAAAGTTTATGAAGCTCTTTGGGATTTGGATATGATAGGAAATGGTGAAACAGTAACTTCGTATAAGAAGCCAAAGTTGAACCCGAAATTTGAAGATACAAAAATTCAAAGAGCTATTCAGGGTGAGCCAGACGAACATGGACTTTTGTTTTCTGAATGGTCAAAAATTGGTCGTTTGGGACATCGCTTTACGTTTGATAAGGAACCGTTCTATGTGATGAATTTGGATGAGTTGGATAAACCGCAGAAATATCAGCATATGGATTTGTTCAATCACCAAACAAGTCTACAGAATGAAAAAGTTCGTGAACGACTGCGCATTATTGCTGCACATGGTGATTATGATGAGGCAAAGGTTGAACTGAAAGAAAAGGGATTGGATTCTCAGAAACGAAACTATGTAGTTTTGAATCCTCTTGGACAAAGTCCTACAGTATGTACAATGCCAGATGACTTTATTCATTATTCTGCGTATCGTCCTATGACTGTTCGTGAAATGGCTCGCCTCCAGAGTTTTGACGATTCGTTTGTGTTCCAAGGTAAACGTCAGACAGGTGGTAACAATCGCCAAAAAGAGATACCTCAATACACACTTGTAGGTAATGCTGTCCCACCACTAATGGCAAGGGCAATTGCCAATACATTGTTGAAACATATAAAGTAA
- a CDS encoding gliding motility protein GldB, whose translation MLLSSACEFKFKPNEEGEAVPLSVQRYDRLESRYLTTGDFSALQQMNTDYPIETRTLIEKMLQLGTITDANISNRFLMFYQDSTLQALIADAEAEFANMEDINEQLKSAFSRLNSWIPELQQPCFYAQIGALDQSIVVGQHSVGISLDKYMGENYPLYKKFYTPQQRSTMSRQYIVPDCLTFYLLSIYPMDQFDTRPQLDRDLHMGKIMWAVNKAMGKEIFKTKYVNTINAYVKRNPKVTVKELLKDEDYSPIEALHKD comes from the coding sequence GTGCTTCTCAGTTCGGCCTGCGAGTTTAAGTTCAAGCCGAACGAGGAAGGAGAGGCTGTGCCCCTGTCGGTACAGCGTTACGACCGATTGGAAAGCAGATATCTTACTACCGGTGATTTCTCAGCCCTGCAGCAGATGAACACCGATTACCCGATAGAAACCCGTACGCTGATAGAGAAAATGCTCCAGCTTGGCACTATTACCGACGCCAATATCAGCAACCGTTTCCTCATGTTCTATCAGGATTCTACCCTGCAGGCACTGATCGCCGATGCTGAGGCAGAATTTGCCAATATGGAAGACATCAACGAGCAGCTGAAATCTGCCTTCTCACGTCTGAACAGTTGGATTCCGGAGCTCCAGCAGCCTTGTTTCTATGCCCAGATTGGCGCTCTCGACCAGAGCATCGTAGTAGGACAGCACTCAGTAGGAATTTCGCTAGATAAATACATGGGCGAAAACTATCCGCTCTACAAGAAATTCTATACACCGCAGCAGCGCAGCACCATGTCGCGCCAGTATATTGTGCCTGATTGCCTTACCTTCTATCTGCTGAGCATCTATCCGATGGATCAGTTCGACACCCGTCCGCAGCTCGACCGCGATCTGCACATGGGCAAGATTATGTGGGCTGTAAACAAGGCGATGGGCAAGGAGATTTTCAAGACCAAGTATGTGAATACAATCAACGCTTATGTAAAGCGTAACCCTAAAGTAACGGTAAAAGAACTGCTCAAGGACGAAGATTATTCGCCTATTGAGGCATTACATAAAGATTAA
- a CDS encoding sigma-70 family RNA polymerase sigma factor: MRQLKITQSITNRASASLEKYLQDIAHEELLSTDEEVELAQRIRKGDRRALERLTKANLRFVVSVAKQYQNQGISLPDLINEGNVGLIKAAQKFDETRGFKFISYAVWWIRQSILQAIAEQSRLVRLPLNQVGSVNKINREMSKFEQEFERKPSVDEIADRIDLPEDKIEDAMKATSTSRHLSVDAPFSDDEDGSMLDLMANSDDPTDKELQTESLRAEIERLLKTLPDKDQKIIAAFYGIGTPELTLEEIGTKYHLTRERVRQIKEKTIRRLRNKTTDKLLKSYLG, encoded by the coding sequence ATGAGACAATTAAAAATTACTCAGTCAATTACGAATCGCGCAAGCGCATCGTTAGAAAAATATCTTCAAGATATTGCTCATGAGGAGCTGCTCTCTACAGATGAAGAGGTGGAGCTCGCTCAGCGTATAAGAAAAGGTGACCGCAGGGCATTGGAGAGATTAACAAAAGCCAATCTCCGTTTCGTGGTGTCTGTTGCAAAACAGTACCAGAACCAGGGGATCAGTTTGCCTGATCTTATCAACGAAGGAAATGTGGGGCTTATCAAAGCCGCACAGAAGTTTGATGAAACCCGAGGGTTTAAGTTTATCTCTTACGCGGTATGGTGGATTCGCCAGAGCATTCTGCAGGCCATAGCCGAGCAAAGCAGGCTTGTGCGCCTTCCGCTCAACCAGGTGGGAAGCGTTAACAAGATTAACAGAGAGATGAGTAAGTTCGAACAGGAATTTGAACGCAAACCGAGTGTAGACGAAATAGCTGACCGCATAGACTTGCCGGAAGACAAGATAGAGGACGCCATGAAGGCTACATCGACAAGTCGCCACCTGAGCGTGGATGCTCCTTTTTCTGATGATGAAGATGGCAGCATGCTCGACCTGATGGCCAATTCGGATGATCCGACCGACAAAGAACTGCAGACAGAGTCGCTGAGAGCAGAAATAGAAAGACTGCTCAAGACGCTGCCGGACAAAGACCAGAAAATCATTGCTGCCTTCTATGGCATAGGAACACCTGAACTGACGCTCGAAGAAATCGGAACCAAGTATCATCTCACCAGAGAAAGAGTACGCCAGATTAAGGAAAAAACGATCAGGCGACTCCGGAACAAAACGACAGATAAACTGCTGAAGTCCTATCTGGGATAA
- a CDS encoding Do family serine endopeptidase: MKKLSNYVVAVLCVSSLAFSAGAFMKVNATPAATAAPAGQPVDLTYAAEKALPAVVHIKYVQNSKVKTVDVQDDPFGGFFDPFGFFGNPGQGNGGTRKQKVQTPKREATGSGVIISQDGYIVTNNHVVEGADELTVTLNDNREFSARIIGTDKTTDLALIKVDGKNLPTLPIADSDKVKVGEWVIAVGNPFGLNNTVTAGIISAKARSLGANGVESFIQTDAAINAGNSGGALVNTQGELVGINAMLYSQTGSYSGYGFAIPTSIMNKVVDDLKKYGSVQRVMLSIQGSDVLNYINAQKENGKEVNLGTNEGVYIAKVDEDGNGAEAGLKEGDVITKVDGKKVTKMAELQEILNGKRPGDKMSITYLRNKKASTKTITLKNAQGNTSVIKSADLDVLGGSFRPITESQKNQLNIKYGVEVMKVNSGALKDGGISRGFIIQRINDNNINTIDDLQKAVKSASTSKDPVLYIQGIWPTGKKAYFAVPLQKD, translated from the coding sequence ATGAAAAAATTAAGTAATTATGTTGTGGCTGTGCTCTGCGTTAGTTCGCTCGCATTTTCAGCCGGTGCTTTCATGAAAGTAAATGCTACACCTGCAGCTACCGCTGCGCCAGCAGGTCAGCCTGTAGACTTAACCTATGCTGCCGAGAAGGCGCTGCCTGCTGTAGTACATATTAAATACGTACAGAACTCGAAGGTGAAGACGGTAGATGTGCAGGACGACCCATTCGGAGGATTCTTCGACCCGTTCGGCTTCTTCGGCAACCCGGGACAGGGCAACGGAGGAACACGCAAGCAGAAAGTGCAGACTCCGAAGAGAGAGGCTACAGGTTCGGGCGTCATCATCAGTCAGGACGGTTACATCGTTACCAACAACCACGTGGTAGAAGGTGCTGACGAGCTGACCGTAACGCTGAACGACAACCGTGAATTCTCGGCTCGCATCATCGGAACCGACAAGACTACCGACCTCGCCCTCATCAAGGTAGACGGCAAGAACCTGCCTACCCTGCCTATCGCCGACAGCGACAAGGTGAAGGTGGGTGAATGGGTCATCGCCGTGGGCAACCCATTCGGACTGAACAATACGGTTACAGCCGGCATTATCTCAGCCAAGGCACGTTCGCTCGGTGCCAACGGTGTAGAGAGCTTCATCCAGACCGATGCTGCCATCAACGCAGGTAACTCGGGCGGTGCACTCGTCAACACCCAGGGCGAACTGGTAGGCATCAACGCCATGCTCTATTCTCAGACCGGTTCTTACTCCGGCTATGGTTTCGCCATCCCTACCTCTATCATGAACAAGGTGGTAGACGACCTGAAGAAATACGGCAGCGTACAGCGCGTGATGCTGAGCATACAGGGAAGCGATGTGCTGAACTATATCAACGCCCAGAAGGAGAACGGCAAGGAAGTGAACCTGGGAACCAACGAGGGTGTTTACATTGCCAAGGTTGATGAAGACGGCAACGGTGCTGAGGCAGGACTGAAGGAAGGTGACGTGATTACCAAGGTTGACGGCAAGAAGGTAACCAAGATGGCTGAGCTGCAGGAAATCCTGAACGGCAAGCGCCCTGGCGACAAGATGAGCATCACCTATCTGCGCAACAAGAAGGCAAGCACCAAGACCATCACACTGAAGAATGCCCAGGGTAATACTTCGGTTATCAAGAGTGCCGACCTCGACGTGCTCGGTGGCAGCTTCCGCCCTATTACTGAGAGCCAGAAGAACCAGCTCAACATCAAGTATGGTGTAGAGGTAATGAAGGTGAACAGCGGCGCCCTGAAGGATGGTGGCATTTCACGCGGTTTCATCATCCAGCGCATCAACGACAACAACATCAATACGATTGATGACCTGCAGAAGGCTGTAAAGAGTGCTTCTACCAGCAAGGACCCAGTGCTCTACATCCAGGGTATATGGCCAACAGGCAAGAAGGCTTACTTCGCTGTTCCGCTGCAGAAAGACTAA
- a CDS encoding DUF4861 domain-containing protein, which yields MKKKQMMMALVSLMVLSAQAQANFQVSVSNPSKVARTDAPVVVDLSKLGAIGDIQRAVVTVDGKEIPSQLDDINRDCTNDELCFLADLGKKETKTYQVHLYREGEQAQYPARTFAELCLPSRNRKLAKNRQDIYLRSISFDKKTKDPYHYVHSHGICFESELIAMRVYFDHRQTIDLYGKINKGLVVQDTQFYPSEEQIQAGSGDDCLWVGNTYGLGALRGWDGKDQVLFNNVKYQEQCVISEGPLRAIVEVVDKGWVPAPGLKPVNATIRYTIYAGHRDFDVDVFFNKDVSDYQFATGLINVKGSSEFADGKGLRGCYGSDWPTGKDDGKHKLETVGLGIYVPQSALVSQQPANKDCYTQVVKPAGSQLSYKLAYTSANETYGFKGEKEWYEWLKAWKKQIEEPVQVSVSVMIR from the coding sequence ATGAAGAAAAAACAAATGATGATGGCACTGGTTTCGCTGATGGTTCTGTCAGCCCAGGCGCAGGCTAATTTCCAGGTGTCGGTTTCCAATCCTTCCAAGGTGGCAAGAACCGATGCTCCGGTGGTGGTAGATCTCAGCAAGTTGGGCGCTATTGGTGATATTCAGCGCGCTGTAGTAACCGTTGACGGCAAGGAGATTCCTTCCCAGCTCGACGACATCAACCGCGATTGTACCAACGATGAACTTTGTTTCCTTGCCGATTTGGGCAAGAAAGAAACCAAGACCTATCAGGTGCATCTCTATCGTGAGGGCGAGCAGGCACAGTATCCGGCTCGTACCTTTGCCGAACTCTGTCTGCCAAGCAGAAACAGGAAGCTGGCTAAGAACAGGCAGGATATTTATCTGCGTAGCATCTCGTTTGATAAGAAGACCAAGGACCCTTATCACTACGTCCATTCTCATGGCATCTGTTTCGAAAGCGAACTGATTGCCATGCGTGTTTATTTCGACCATCGTCAGACCATCGACCTTTATGGCAAAATCAACAAGGGACTGGTGGTTCAGGATACGCAGTTCTATCCTTCAGAAGAGCAGATTCAGGCTGGTTCGGGCGATGATTGCCTCTGGGTAGGCAATACCTACGGACTGGGTGCGCTCCGTGGCTGGGACGGTAAAGACCAGGTGCTGTTCAACAACGTGAAATACCAGGAGCAGTGCGTCATTTCAGAAGGTCCGCTCCGTGCCATCGTCGAGGTAGTGGATAAGGGTTGGGTTCCGGCTCCGGGCTTGAAGCCTGTCAATGCCACCATCCGTTACACCATCTATGCCGGTCATCGCGATTTCGACGTAGATGTATTCTTCAACAAGGATGTTTCTGATTATCAGTTTGCTACAGGACTCATCAACGTAAAGGGTTCCAGCGAATTTGCTGATGGCAAGGGATTGCGAGGCTGTTATGGCAGCGACTGGCCAACAGGCAAGGACGATGGAAAGCACAAGCTGGAGACCGTAGGCTTGGGCATTTATGTGCCACAGTCAGCCCTGGTTAGTCAGCAGCCAGCCAATAAGGATTGCTATACTCAGGTGGTGAAACCTGCAGGCAGCCAGCTCAGTTATAAGCTTGCTTATACCAGTGCCAACGAAACCTATGGTTTCAAGGGCGAGAAGGAGTGGTATGAGTGGTTGAAAGCCTGGAAGAAGCAGATAGAAGAGCCGGTTCAGGTTTCAGTTTCTGTCATGATCCGATAA